In Calditrichota bacterium, the sequence AACCGCCCGGCTTCCGATGTCAATGAATAAGGAACGGTCCATCTAATCCAGCCTCCAATATTGGACGTTGTGGTTTGCTTGAAGTTCCGTAATCCGCCCGGTCCAGCCGGGCAACAGCCTCTAATAGCAAGATAATGATACAGTCAGAAGATTCAAAAGTCAAGTAGTTGGAGCAACTTTTTTCAAAAGTTCGGGTTGCCGTTGCCGGGCTCGGGCTTTGAGCCTATATTCTAATCAAGTCTAGTGCTCGCTTGAAGAAATTTGTGCTGCTGTGGGGCGTCTTGCCCGCGCAGGCGGGCATCCAGTCGAGGGTTGCTGGTCTGGGTTCCCGCCTTCGCGGGAACGACGATTTAGCGCAACCTTTCACTACAGTGAAGCAACTCTGCTTCAAGAAGCGTTCACAATGCATCGAAGTTTCAATATAACCAAATGATCCGCTTTTTCAAATACCATGGCCTCGGCAACGACTTCCCATTGATCGATCTAATCGCACAGCCTGAGATAGGTCTACCAGATGCAGACTTCGTCCGACGGATCTGCGACCGAAGATTCGGCGTCGGGGGAGACGGACTGTTGCTGATGGCGCCGTCGGGCGGGGCTCAGGCGGTTCGTATGATCTACTTCAATGCCGACGGCGGCCGTGCCGAGACTTGCTTCAACGGCCTCCGCTGCATCGCGCTCCACGCCGCCCGGACCGGTCGCGTGAAATCTTGTGAGGCTTTCGAGATCGCCTCGGATGCCGCAACTATCGTAGCCGTCGTCGAAGATATCTCAGGGAAGGTGACGACGACGATGCCAGGACCGATTTTCGATCCGGTGAAAGTCCCGCATCGGGGGGAGGGCGAAGTCGTCGAAGTCGAACCCAATGGTGAACGTCTACGAGGCATGGCGCTTTCGCTTAGCAATCCTCATTTCGTCGTCTGGCGGGAAGGTGGCGACTTGTCGAGTTTGAACCACGACATCGAACAGTTGGGCGGGCTGATTTCACCGCCCGATGAACGCGGGCTGTTTCCACGAGGGGTCAACCTCGAGATGGCTCGTCGGGTCAGTGAAAATCAGGTCCTAATGGCCGTATGGGAGCGGGGGGTAGGGCGAACGCTCGCCTGCGGTTCCGGGGCTACGGCAACCGTTTGCGCCGGGGTGCGGAGCAGCCTGTTGCCATCTGGCCAACCCGTCGAAGTTGTAATGGCCGGGGGCAGCCTCAAGATTGAGGTCCCGCCTTCGTTGGATAAGGCGCACGTCAGCGGAAAGGCAACCTTTGTCTATTCCGGCGAACTGGATGACCGGTTTTTCGTCGATTCGAACACCTAACCGATCAACTTGACGACCTTTAGACTTGTTTCCCGGCTCGAAATGCCGGGCTATCCTTTTGCTGCACTCGAAAGGCAGGCCGCCGCGCTGCGTGCCGAGGGACGGCGACTCTTTGACCTTTCAATCGGCGATCCCGATCTTCGTCCGCCACAGATCGTCCTTGATGCCGTTCATAAGGCGCTCGAAGCGTCCCCAAGTCATCGCTATCCTTCAAGCCGGGGCGATGCAGAAGTGCG encodes:
- the dapF gene encoding diaminopimelate epimerase; its protein translation is MIRFFKYHGLGNDFPLIDLIAQPEIGLPDADFVRRICDRRFGVGGDGLLLMAPSGGAQAVRMIYFNADGGRAETCFNGLRCIALHAARTGRVKSCEAFEIASDAATIVAVVEDISGKVTTTMPGPIFDPVKVPHRGEGEVVEVEPNGERLRGMALSLSNPHFVVWREGGDLSSLNHDIEQLGGLISPPDERGLFPRGVNLEMARRVSENQVLMAVWERGVGRTLACGSGATATVCAGVRSSLLPSGQPVEVVMAGGSLKIEVPPSLDKAHVSGKATFVYSGELDDRFFVDSNT